The Coregonus clupeaformis isolate EN_2021a chromosome 13, ASM2061545v1, whole genome shotgun sequence genome includes a region encoding these proteins:
- the LOC121580151 gene encoding H/ACA ribonucleoprotein complex subunit 2-like protein: MTKVKKEKGIKEEEAGATETVVTEKSYQELIANINPIANPLATKKLSKKLYKCVKKASKLKQIRRGVKEVQKFINKGETGIVVLAGDTLPIDVYCHLPVMCEDRSLPYAYIPSKVDLGSSAGSKRPTCVIMIKSHEDYKEAYDECFEEVSALPKPL; this comes from the exons ATGACCAAGGTAAAGAAGGAAAAGGGCATCAAGGAGGAGGAGGCTGGAGCGACGGAGACTGTAGTGACAGAGAAATCCTATCAAGAGTTGATCGCAAACATCAACCCAATTGCTAATCCGCTGGCCACTAAGAAGCTAAGCAAGAAGCTCTACAAATGTGTCAAAAAAG CATCTAAGCTCAAACAAATTCGCCGTGGAGTGAAAGAAGTTCAGAAGTTCATCAACAAAGGAGAAACTGG GATTGTGGTGTTGGCTGGAGATACTCTTCCAATCGAtgtttactgccatctacccGTCATGTGTGAGGACAGAAGTCTGCCATATGCCTATATTCCCTCAAAAGTG GACCTTGGTTCGTCTGCAGGCTCAAAGCGGCCCACCTGCGTCATCATGATCAAATCTCATGAGGACTATAAGGAGGCCTATGATGAGTGTTTCGAGGAGGTCTCTGCCCTGCCCAAACCCCTCTGA